Proteins found in one Coffea eugenioides isolate CCC68of chromosome 5, Ceug_1.0, whole genome shotgun sequence genomic segment:
- the LOC113771416 gene encoding probable E3 ubiquitin-protein ligase LUL4, with protein sequence MDGQYRPNRLWKTMIQRLRFKMVACCGSSINLMVSDSTVCEEEAALAHESHETEEELQPMMANVGRNIEARGISLATLLAAERQLRKVGPRKHKKPLMRLFEEIDGVDSKKGKWYKGGNDNLCCVCMVRNRGAAFIPCGHTYCRECSRALWLKRVPCPLCNHPINQILDIF encoded by the coding sequence ATGGACGGTCAATATAGGCCCAACAGACTGTGGAAGACTATGATACAAAGGCTAAGATTCAAAATGGTGGCCTGTTGTGGATCCTCAATCAATCTAATGGTCTCTGACAGTACAGTTTGTGAAGAAGAAGCAGCCCTTGCCCATGAGTCACACGAAACCGAGGAGGAACTACAGCCCATGATGGCTAATGTGGGCCGTAACATAGAGGCCAGGGGTATAAGTTTGGCCACGTTATTAGCTGCCGAGCGTCAATTGCGTAAAGTGGGTCCCAGAAAACATAAGAAGCCGTTGATGCGATTATTCGAAGAAATTGACGGCGTGGATTCAAAGAAGGGCAAGTGGTATAAAGGAGGGAATGATAACTTGTGTTGCGTGTGCATGGTGAGGAATAGAGGTGCAGCTTTTATACCCTGCGGGCACACCTACTGTAGAGAATGCTCGAGAGCGCTGTGGCTCAAACGTGTGCCGTGTCCACTTTGCAACCATCCGATCAATCAAATCCTTGATATCTTCTAA